Genomic segment of Arachis hypogaea cultivar Tifrunner chromosome 16, arahy.Tifrunner.gnm2.J5K5, whole genome shotgun sequence:
taattttaattatattttttcacatatttttaaatacaagtgtttttataaaatgttcttaagattttaattttaatcgtataaattttttctacaataatttaatacaaataagttttgtaatatataagtatgttattttaacaaaagaattatatgattgattaaatatacatttttatttttgtctaaaaatacgtgtttttaacaaaaaattaacaatcaAAATACACATTTTTTGTTCCTATGAAATACACTTTTttggattaaaataaaaaatatgttttttagtcaattctataatttttttattaaataacataattatatattataaaatttagtaGTATCAAATTATTATTGAAAAGACTTTGTATGATTAAAACTAAATCTTGAAATTTATAAAAGTACTTGTATTTAAAACAGCTTgttgaaaaaatagaattaaaattggTGCTTTTACATATATTAAGAATTTTGAGAatataaaaaatgagaaaaaactgatGAATAAACTAATTTGGtgtacgacattcaatttcagagaCTAAAATGAGTTATTTAGTCCAAAGTCAGAACCAATTTAGTGCATCTGCAAGAATGACATAGCAGATAATACGTGGATGAATAATATTTTAACATGTGGCACAATACGACATGTGACAAAATagtattgtgacacgtggcataacTATCTACGTCAGCTTGTCACGTATCACTGATCGACCCGTCATCATATCGTTACACACAGTAAAATCATAAGATTGACATGTGTCACTAAagctgcgtttgtttacagagacaggacactgagacacaaaatcatgtttgacagaggagacatggacaaagacaatgtgtccagagacactgaattagtgtattttgtgtccatcctgacaggaaggacacgaAGACACTAAcaaggacacaacttattttttattttttcttttattattcttgttaatttttcataattatattttttattgttatatttttcatctcaaaatttttgaatgaaaaaaaaaagaataaattgaattttcataatttgttctagtttattaccaaacagaatataagaacacaaaattttgtatctctgtccatcagtgtcttgtcctgtcctgttcccagtgtcttgtcctatcctgttcttagaaacaaacgcagcctaaaggTCAACGTCATCACGTCAATGTGTTGCCGAAAAGAGGTCAGGGATCAACGTGATGCAGTTTTGCCAATCTCAAGGACGTAGTTGGTATTATTggaatcttagagaaggaatgaatcctcttaatttttttaattgaaagagtaaagtatgatctctAACCTTTTAATActtttttctcttatattttttttggtctcacttataaaattaatggtgagaaatcacactttattctcttaagtaaaaaaaaattaaaaagatccaTTTCCTCTAAAAATAACACCAATCTCAAGAACTACTTTAAGAATTTACTCCGACCTACTTAAATGATCTGAGTCATATGttagaatatatttaatatattatatattaatatataatcatattacatatatacaaaaaaattaaatattaatataaaatacataataaaaataagttaaacatcatatatatttatatataaaagtataataattaattttttgtatgcaTATCACCAATCATCAATAACAATCATTGCTTGATCTATTTTACTGAAAATGTATTTAGTGAACTATGAAGTAGAAATTATGTCGGTCAAGCTTTGTTTGGGCatccataaatatattaattttgtatttacttatctattttttgttattaagaaTAATACTTACTAAGACAAATATTTCAatatataaaacataaattgacagaattaatttttgttatactacaatcattatattatattataaatttttttataacacaATTTCTTTATTTTAAGATTCGTGTATACTATTTTTTAAGGAAATCTCatcaattattattttagttaccTCTAAAAGATTATTTACACATTTTATAGGATAGTTTTAACATAGTGCAAATCCTATGATAGTTTTAACATGGTTCCTGAGCATATTAATATACATTATACAGGTCTGATTCCTAATTGAGATATAAAAGACTCCTGAGCATCTTATACATCACAAAAAGTAAACGTAACATGGAAAAAACTGAAAGGAATGTAACATTATGATGTACTTGTGTGCAATGCTACCAAGGAAGCATAATGGCCACCATGGTTGATCAATGTTTCATGGTTTCCTTTCTCTACAATGACCCCATTCTTAACCACTGCAATTAAATCTGCGTTCTTAATAGTGGATAACCTATGAGCCACTATGATTGTGGTTCGTTCCACCATTACTCTATCTAGTGCATCTTGAACAACCTTTTCAGACTCTGCATCCAGGGCACTGGTGGCTTCATCTAGTAGTAATATTTTTGGATTCTTCACTATTGCTCTTGCAATTGCCACCCGCTGCTTCTGTCCACCAGATAGTTTTGATCCTCTTTCCCCCACAATGGTTTCATAACCCTGCATATATTGAGTAAAGTTGTGTTATTTATAGAAATAACTATTATTAAGGTGTTGTTGAGTACTATATTTTAGAACAATGATGTTTGGGAACAATTAAAAATCAGCATAAAGCAGCCTAAAGTTACTTTATTTTGCATTTCTTAATTATTGTTTATCTTATTTCACATTCATTAATTACTCCTAGAATAATTGAGTAATTCAGATtcaataaatatgtaattatagatgttacatacataaaaataaaattatgcattttttcaaaaattggcaTGCAATACTAACAAATTCCTTTAGGATAGACTGAGCACATTATTGTTGTTTGTGTAATATATTACCTGTTGCAAACTACTGATGAACTTGTGGGCATTTGCCATTTCTGCTGCAGCTGTAATCTCTGCCTCTGTTGCATGTGTTCCTTTTCCATATGCAATGTTGCCTCTGATTGTATCATTAAACAAAATAGGCTCTTGGCTTACCAAGCCCATCTGTTGTCTTAACCATGTAACTTGAATTTTCTGGATATCTATTCCATCAAGTGTGATATAACCTGTATCTGGGTCGTAAAATCTTTGTAACAGTGATACTACAGTTGATTTTCCACTTCCACTTTCACCAACCAATGCAACTGTCTGATATTTtcatttatataaacaaaattgtTAGTTAATTCTTTTTTTCTGTATTAAGTCCATCGCATACACAAGGCGGGATTTGAACCCCACGCTTGCTTAAGCGGATgaatgagctgaccactcgaccaacccaaattaATTCTTTGCTTTATAGTTTAGATTGACTAAATTATATTCTTTTAGTGCGACCCTTTTCCAAACTGTAAATTTACCTTGCCAGAATAAATAGTCAAGCAAAGATCTCTAAATATTTGAACATCAGGTCTTGTGGGGTACTTGAAAGTGACATGGTTAAACTCTACTTTTCCCATCAAGTTTTCTAGAATCAGACCATTGTCATCATTGGGATCTACTTTTGATTTTCTGTCAATAATGGCCAACACAGAAGCAGCAGCACTTTTAGCTTTAGCTGAGTCAGGGGCCAAGGTGCTAGTTTGAGACATCCCCACAGCAGCCATATTCAGGGCAAAGAAGACCTGAAAATCAGCAAAACCAAAAATCATAGATGTATAGAAAGACTTATCCAATCCGTTTGGTTGGAAAATTGAACATTTACAGAAAGACTTACGCGGAAAACATCAGAGAAAGATGCTTTACCATCCCCTACAAGTTTAGCTCCAGCATAGAAACTACATGCATACACTGAAAACAGAAAAAAGAATGATAACCCAAAACCAACTCCACTTATTATCCCTTGCTTTATGCCTGCCTTAATCGGTGCCTCACATTTCTTCTTGTACAACTCCATCACCTTCTCTTCAgcgcagaaagatgccacagtcCTACTGCTGCTTACAGCATCACTTGCTACTTGACTTGCTTCCTCGTATAATTTCTGTACAGGCATACTTTTGCATCTATCATGTTTGATACGCATTTTTGGACTTGAAGTGCAGGTGATAATACACAGttttatgtaaagttgatagttgagaatccTTAAATGACAATTTAGTCAAATACGTTAAATCGTCTAAtagttctcaactatcaacttcatataaaaaaatactgCTTGAGTTTTCACCACAAAATATTCAGCTTATTTAGCAGAGTGACAAGGATAAAATTTTAGACGTTTTGATTTTATGTCAAAAACTTGGAGCTAAGAAGAAAAGTACTAGTTGACTGAGACAGTTATTCTCTTGTGCTTTTATCATTCTAAAggttatatctattatatatcattgttaGATAATATAACCATGATATACCTCTACTTAATAGCTTAAATTTTTGTGAATAGTAGTTTCATAATATAGTATCAGATTTTTATAACAAAGAAATCTAGAATTCCAGCATGAGGCAAAAAGATAGACTTACACATAATCACGCTTCAAATCCCAAAAGAGACTATCTAGAAGGAGTTAGGAACAAACCTTTCCATCTGCAGTGAATCCTTGTAAGAACTTCATCTGAAGAATTCCGTTAAGTGCTAATATAGGCAGCAATACAAGAATTATAAGAGAGAGCTGCCAGTTTGCTTGGAATGCAATCACCAGGCCTGCAACTGCAGCAGCTATGTTCTGAACCATTAATCCGAGCGCGTCGCCAACCAAAGCTCGAATAGACGCTGCATCAGTGGACAGTCTTGATCCAAGTGCAGCACTTGAATGCTCAGCTTCATCAAACCAACTAACTTCCATATTAATCATTTTCTCAAAACAGATTAGTCTCATTCTTTTTACCAGCTTTTCACCAGCAACAGAAAAGAAGTAGGACCTCAAGGGATTGATAAAGAACGCTGATACGCCAAGCGCCACGAAAACATACGCCCAAGATCTTGAATCTTTGCGGAGTTCATCCGCAGGCTCATAGAAAATATTGACCATCTTTGATACCATGAACCCGAAAAAGGGTAATATGATGCCATTGGCCACTGCAGCTATAGTCCCTAATATTAAGACTGGGATCTCAGGTTTGTTTAGTTTAGCTAAGCGACGGATCGGTATTTTTGGAGGTTGTTTTGAGTTTGTGTCTTCTGAAAGAGCAACTTTATCGTCTTTGCTGTTTCCAACGCCGGATACATGAGTTGTGGAATTTCTAAAAGAAAACCGTTGACTTgaatgccttgaagaatttatAGTAGATTCAAGGTTTTCTGTTTCAACAAAAAAATTCTGTTCTGCCTCACTGTTAGTCTCTTGCAATCTGTTGAGTTGGCT
This window contains:
- the LOC112755278 gene encoding ABC transporter B family member 11; this translates as MKKAEGESSLDSDVIASEIKAGSVSDPPADAVGGTIQNDSEKRKAKDEAKNTIPFYKLFSFADALDYALMIVGTIGAVGNGMANPLMTVVFGNLIDAFGGTSNSQKVVHDVSKLALKFVYLALGSFAGSFLQVSCWIVSGERQCARIRSLYLKTILRQDAGFFDTETNTGEVVGRMSSDTMLIREAMGEKVGQFVQLVASFVGSFVIAFIKGWLLTLVLLSSIPPLVLASAVMSIVIAKVTSRRQVAYSAAASVVEETIASIRTVASFTGEKQAVAKYNQSLLKAYKTGVQEGVASGLGFGSILLIVFCTYALAIWYGGKLILDKDYTAGKIITIIFAILTGSHSLGQTSPSMSSFAAGQAAAYKMFETINRRPDIDAYDTTGRQLDDIRGDIELREVGFSYPSRPDETIFNGFSLFIPSGTTVALVGQSGSGKSTVINLIERFYDPQAGEVLIDNINLKEFNLKWIRQKIGLVSQEPVLFTCSIKENIAYGKDGATDEEIKVAADLANASKFIDTLPQGLDTMIGEHGTQLSGGQKQRVAIARAILKDPRILLLDEATSALDAESEKTVQEALDKIMINRTTVIVAHRLSTVRNAATIAVIHQGKIVEKGSHSELTKDLEGAYSQLNRLQETNSEAEQNFFVETENLESTINSSRHSSQRFSFRNSTTHVSGVGNSKDDKVALSEDTNSKQPPKIPIRRLAKLNKPEIPVLILGTIAAVANGIILPFFGFMVSKMVNIFYEPADELRKDSRSWAYVFVALGVSAFFINPLRSYFFSVAGEKLVKRMRLICFEKMINMEVSWFDEAEHSSAALGSRLSTDAASIRALVGDALGLMVQNIAAAVAGLVIAFQANWQLSLIILVLLPILALNGILQMKFLQGFTADGKKLYEEASQVASDAVSSSRTVASFCAEEKVMELYKKKCEAPIKAGIKQGIISGVGFGLSFFFLFSVYACSFYAGAKLVGDGKASFSDVFRVFFALNMAAVGMSQTSTLAPDSAKAKSAAASVLAIIDRKSKVDPNDDNGLILENLMGKVEFNHVTFKYPTRPDVQIFRDLCLTIYSGKTVALVGESGSGKSTVVSLLQRFYDPDTGYITLDGIDIQKIQVTWLRQQMGLVSQEPILFNDTIRGNIAYGKGTHATEAEITAAAEMANAHKFISSLQQGYETIVGERGSKLSGGQKQRVAIARAIVKNPKILLLDEATSALDAESEKVVQDALDRVMVERTTIIVAHRLSTIKNADLIAVVKNGVIVEKGNHETLINHGGHYASLVALHTSTS